Proteins from one Bombyx mori chromosome 1, ASM3026992v2 genomic window:
- the LOC134199590 gene encoding uncharacterized protein LOC134199590 yields the protein MHSFNAILDAIPETSKAKDEESRKVDYLTSSSSARSTSSSDSWTDAESHAYSRVKDLSEGENAKQSKRKVTSNPTEKSRKYKRNLNQQQLSQRLNSKELRPTRPSVALKRRLSLDSSEHSQKTTDMLIERDQEEIKTLIRELIEASFVGIRNRHPMSEYQMQLIHLSLCDLIENINIKGSGPSFSGFIHKTDWIIIVCDNSESERWLKKAIPTLKPWPDAELSIIETRDIPIIITGTAYIPYSEALTISTAFHLLNIQNRGLNTEHWRMVSVRPETFGQTVTFTLDHDSAEVLRSLNGRITLGFEKIKIEIESNVSETLDDPVPGPSGITPKRRRTENL from the coding sequence ATGCACTCTTTTAACGCCATCCTTGATGCAATACCTGAAACATCAAAGGCAAAAGACGAAGAATCAAGGAAGGTAGATTATCTAACATCATCTTCGTCTGCTCGAAGCACTTCGAGTTCTGATAGTTGGACAGACGCAGAATCACATGCATATAGTCGTGTTAAGGATTTAAGCGAAGGAGAAAATGCTAAGCAGAGTAAACGCAAAGTAACATCAAACCCTACAGAGAAGAGtcgaaaatataaaagaaacttaaacCAACAACAATTATCTCAGCGTCTGAATTCTAAAGAATTACGGCCTACTCGTCCATCGGTTGCACTTAAGCGCAGATTATCTCTGGATTCATCTGAACATTCTCAAAAGACCACTGACATGTTAATAGAACGCGATCAGGAAGAAATCAAAACGCTAATAAGAGAGTTAATCGAGGCTTCATTTGTTGGAATCCGCAACAGACACCCCATGAGCGAATACCAAATGCAATTGATTCATCTATCTctctgtgatcttattgaaaatataaacataaaaggATCGGGACCGAGTTTCTCAGGCTTTATTCACAAAACTGATTGGATCATAATTGTTTGTGACAATTCGGAGAGTGAGCGGTGGTTAAAAAAAGCTATACCTACCTTGAAACCATGGCCGGACGCAGAATTGTCTATTATAGAAACACGGGACATACCAATCATCATAACAGGAACCGCATACATTCCATACAGCGAAGCTTTAACTATCAGTACCGCTTTTCATTTGTTGAACATTCAAAATCGAGGTCTGAACACAGAACACTGGAGAATGGTGAGTGTTAGGCCTGAAACGTTTGGTCAAACTGTAACATTCACTCTGGATCATGATTCCGCTGAGGTCTTACGAAGTCTAAACGGTCGCATCACACTTGGCTTCGAGAAGATCAAAATTGAAATAGAGAGTAATGTCAGTGAAACTCTAGATGACCCCGTACCAGGACCTTCGGGAATCACTCCAAAGCGTCGAAGAACGGAAAATCTGTAa